Within Scomber japonicus isolate fScoJap1 chromosome 1, fScoJap1.pri, whole genome shotgun sequence, the genomic segment caaatgtatttattttagtttgttctgttgcttatttttcattgatttactGTTGCAACTGTCTTGTGTGTCACTACGTTTATGAAAACCGTTAggcttgttaaaaaaacaaaccttcattacaaaaaagtgcaataaaaaaaagaatactttACACAACAAAACCTCTCTACAGCCTACATGATATAATTCTTGCTCTGTATGTTGTGTATTTTTAGTCTTTGTAGCTTAATAGGCGCGCACAATGCATCATGGGAAAAAACGGTGCCAGATCAAAAATGCACTTGCTCAATCGATCAATACAAATTTTCCtagtattataataattattttagttATTTCCCTCTTATCTGCAAGACATAGGTCTCACCCGAACAAGGTTACGTGTGTAAGGTGCAAATTTGGTTATGTACATAGCTAACGGCGTCTGTGTTTCCGTTCCTCGATCCTCCGGTGTTGACACATCTCCCTCCCGTTAGTGtctcctgctctgctgaagTTACCATTAGCAACTGGGCAGCGCCCGGATGAACACCGACCAACGCTGCTGATGTTGGGCTGATAAATCCGGTAGGTAACTAACGTTGTATTTTCTTATCGGTAGCCGCCCTACTCAATGTAAAGACATTTAGAGAAGATATGTTTAGATGTAAAGTTGTGTCAGTATCAATCTGCGTTTACCGGGAGCTGTTTGAAGTCTCTTTGCGGCTTTCTGGCCGGCTAGCTTGTTAGCCGCTGAACGTGCTAGTTCACGTTATGAAAAGTCTATGCGTTTCGTCTGGTGTATGTGTGGGCGCTAGCTTTAAAAGTTGTGCTACTTTCTGCACGTTTTTGGCATACAAAAGTTGACCCATAAGAAACCCTGGCAGCCATAGACTTCAAGGACCGTAACCACATCATAAATATGTTATCTGACCGGGTCGTTAGCAGCAGAACAGGGCTGCTGTTCCGTGTCCAGTGTGAGAGGCTGCTGACAGACTGTATGTTTGAGTGAGAAAAGATGtactaaaatatttatttattaaaggttTTCTAGTACAAGATACAAATCCTCCACACCAGACTGCACAactcaaaagaaaacaaatgtaagaCCACAATATACTTATAGCAACAAAAGCTTCTTTATCTGTACTGCCATGCTGTTACAGAGAAATAAGTGATTGTCAGCTCCTGTACACACGACAGTGTCACATCTTCTCTCATGTTCATAACAATATAATGACACAGACCAGGTTTTCGTTGCATAACATCATTAAAGTCCAGTCAGGAAAGAGCTGCTCATACTCCAGCTTAAAGCAGGTCTCAGCATCCCACCCTTAAAGTAATAACAATGTAGGGAGGGGATCTCACCTCACATGACGACAAATGTATGCGATAACAGCAATTGCTCATAATGACTGAAATCCACCCAACAGTTTCAGGTCTGTAACAGTTACATAAAGAAATCATCAAAGGGAAGTGGAGAGGAGACCTGAGCTGAACTCACTTAAACAAATAACCTCTGAATGAGTCGGTCTGTCTGAAGGAAGAATGTTAGGATCAATTGTTGACATGAATTCAACTATCTTATGGGCCACCAGATTAGTGCTTAACTTGGATAAGATCACGCACACACAAATGGCACTCTCTATGGAGGCACAGGTGACGTTGATTTGTGGGTGTGGATCATCTGAGGAATGGCATGTTAACTATGTGGCAGGACACAATGTAAGTAGTTGCCAGAGACCGCTGATAAGAGAAACTGGTCTAGGTTTCCATCTGACATGTTTGTCCTGTTTCTTGGTACAGTTGCCAGGGCTCGGAGATAAATCGATATAATAAAGATATTGTGCTGGCTACTTATTTAATGGGATTTGATTAAAAATGGGACAGATTAAAGTACTCTTGTTCCTTGTCTTAAATCTTGCATTACAATAAAGTGGTTTTCTATATGTGTGGCCTCCTAATCCACAGAGGTCGAtcatataatttacatttaacagtaaTAATCATGTCCCAGAATATGGCTGCTTTATTGAACTGTAGAAAAAGATATTGTGGCTTTTGTATTCGTCAGCCCGCTCtaacagtgtgtttatttatttttacaggtGCAGTGAGCTCTCCCTAATCCCGGGACGACCCCTGAGGCCTGTACAGACAAGTGGATTGTTGGCATTTGGGATGTTAATGAGGTTGGCCATGGTTCAGACGTAAGGTTGCCGTGAGTGGCACTGCCATGTTGCCAGGAGTCGGTGTATTTGGCACGGGGAGCACAGCCCGGGTGCTGGTCCCGTTGTTGAAAGCTGAAGGCTTTGAGGTGCATGCACTCTGGGGGCGAAGCGAAGAGGAAGCAGGCTGCTTGGCAAAGGAGCTCGGCATCCCGTTTCATACCAGTCGATCTGATGACGTCCTGCTGCACCAAGATGTCGACCTTGTTTGCATCTATATTCCACCCTCAATGACGCGCCAGATTGCTGTCAAAGCACTGGGTAAGAGGCCACAGACGCATGTTCACCTGCAGTGTGTCAGCCACATTCACCAGAGCTGACCGGTCCAAATGCTTTGGCCCATAAATCACTCAGTGATTGAGATACGCAGTCAACACAGGtcataaatagtttttttatgACACTGAATTAGGATCTGATGTAACGTGACCTGAGACAACTCCAGGGCAGGTTTGCTGTGAGACAGATTGAGTGTTTGGGAGCGTTATCACACGACTCTTCAAAGCATGTTTGCTTTTCAAGTTGTCATTTCAGGATATTTCTCATATCAATAGGCAACATtaaacatacatgcatacaacGCAGTCAGAGTCTGCGACGTCTATCGAGTTAACATATCTAATGGAATTCCTGAGAGTTGACCTCAGCTTCCTGTTTTAGTTGCAGCTTCCTGAGTGTGTCCCCGCCAAAGGAATTGTCTCAATCCAAGTGGCACTGAAGGCTGCCTGCCTCTATATTTAAAAACCATACATGCCCGCTGTCGACTTTTTGTTCATTCATACCAAACAAGGAAAACTAAACTTTtacatgaatttaaaataacttttaacGTAAAATGTTTGCAAAACTTTATGATAATCAAAGGCTGATCTAGAAATGTACTAAGTGATCTGTAAGTGATCATGACCACCGTGACCTAACACATAAAACCAATTGcttaactttttttgttgtaacaTAAGAAGgccaaaaagacaaaaggagtctgacagctttgtttttttacctcaaAGATTTTAATATTACctgaataataatgaacaaaaccttccctccatctctctacAGGTATCGGGAAGAATGTTGTTTGTGAGAAAGCTGCGACTGCTGTGGATTCGTTCAAGATGGTGACTGCAGCCAGGTATTATCCACAGCTGCTCAGCATTATGGGTAATACCCTGCGCTTCCTGCCAGCTTTTGTCGCAATGCGCCAGCTGCTGGTGGAGGGATACGTGGGTGAAGTGCAGGTGTGTGACGTCCGTGTCTACGGCCCCAGCCTCCTGGACCAGTCGTACGGCTGGACGTGTGAGGAGCTGATGGGAGGAGGCGGTCTGCACACTGTCGGCTCCACCATCATTGACCTTTTAAGTTACCTGACAGGGGCACGAGCCAATCGCGTTCATGGCTTACTGCGGACCTTTGTGCAACAGAACGGTTTAATCCGAGGCATTCGACGAGTCACAAGCGATGATTTCTGCTTCTTCCAAATGTTGATGGGTGGACCTGGGTCTTCCTCCAGTGGTGTGTGCTGCACTGTGACCCTGAACTTCAACATGCCTGGGTCGTTTGTGCATGAAGTTATGGTAGTTGGATCCACTGGGAGACTGGTTGCCAGGGGGACGGACCTGTATGGTCAGCGCAACGGCGGTAAAGGTGAGGAGCTGTTGCTAGGGGACAGTGGGTGGGCTGGACCAGAGGTGAAGGACATGCCCTTGCCTCACCTACGGGGACTGAGCTCCATGGTAAAGGCGCTGAGACAGTCGTTTCAGGCTCACGAAGAGCGCAGGTCATGGGCGCGCGGACCAGTCGCCATGGCACCAACGTTTGAGGATGGCCTGTACGTGCAGACGGTGGTGGAGGCTGTGAAACGGTCCAGCTGCAGTGGAGAGTGGGAGTGTGTTGAGATCATGAGCCAAGAGCCCGATCCGAACCACAACCTGTGTGAGGCTCTGCAGAGAAATAAGAACTAAACATATTTATAGTGCAGCTATGGCGCGTCTCTGACAAAACTGGGCTCCGAATGTTTCTCCTTCAGTTCAGTTGCTTACCCATGactactttttattttcactctttCTCACATTTTGAGCTGAAGTGTGAACTGTGTTGTAGATGTTTGCACCCTCACAGTCGTGATTTGATCATACACAAAATTATACCACAGCTCCATTATTCCAATTCATAAAACATGTGAATATTTAAATGGAGGTTACCATAACCTGAGAAACAGCTGACCAAGTGgtaaacctttaaaaacaagtttatCTCAAGCATATAAAAATGGCCTTTTCTGTACCAACtgagaaaacatttatattgcagatgttgatgtgtttgaatCAAAAACCATCATGTTAAGTTATTCCCAACTCCAACAGCACCTGATACTGAAAGGGATGGTTTAATAACGCAGTATGCAGATGATTTGACTAACAAAATACTTTCAGCGTGACACTGGCACGATTCAGCTGATGGAGCTACTGTATGTTTCTGAATAAGAATAATGGAGCTGTGGAGAGTTTAATTTAATCCTTTAAATGTGTAATaagcacaaacatttaaaaatggcgAGAAGGGCTCGTAGGTTTTTTTGACACAGTGCCAGAGACTGGACGAGGAGAATTGGAGGACATAAAATCTGTGAGATACCAGAGATTGTTTAAAATAAGCTatgtggaaaataaaatgatttaaaaaaagtccaATTTGTAGCATTCCCCCATTTAAAATGTCCGATTCTTGAAGTGATACTTGATCTTGAATCTGTCGCTGTCGTCTTGAAAAGAGGCTGTAAACAGTCTGTAGTTTCTTCCTTCACAGACAAAAGCAGCAGTGAGCTCCAACAGTGGATTTTACAAGTTTCCATCCATATACACATATGTGTAATTAtccaaaacagataaaaacacgGGAGGGTGATGGTGCAACACGTACACCATCCCTGTATTTACTGAGATTTTTGAGTAACTGAGTTActagaaaatatattttgggATGTTTTGATCCTGTAATCTTTTATCCACTGACACTGAAGAAGGAAACGACCGGCTTTTAACAGAAACCTTTCAAGCTTACAAAGAGTGAGCGTTTGATATTCGAAGGACAGATTTTAAGAGTTTTAAACTTAATATTATGCTAGCAGAAACAGGCTAGTCCTAAAAATGATAGTCTTCGACTTAGAGTCTGATCGTATTTGACAACTATAtgagtttaaaatgtgtgtaaaagctttgtttacatttgttaaTCTTTGAAATAATTTTAGATGTTTTACGAGACTCCTTTCTGGCAATCTGTGCATCAAAAGATATTATGTTAAAATCCAgagagtgtgggggggggggcaccatCCGCCTCTTTTACACTATTCACCCTGAAACCTTACTGATCTTTTTATTGAGTAAAACCACTGGATTTGACGTGCGTGAGAGTATAAATGTGTGGCTCAGACCAAGAGATAGGAAATGTTGTTTCTTAACAGTTTACGGTTGTAGTCGCTCACTGCATTTCAGTTTTGCTGAATATCCCGAACGTTATCGGTCCTGCAAGTGTTGAAGACAGCAGCAGATCATTTCGGCCTGTCTCCCCTCGTAGACCCTTTCGGGATCTGCAAATACGAATGCATACACGTTGCACGCTTACCTCACGCTATCCCAACAGTGCTTTATAAAAACTCAAGTTTACATTAAGTGTCTTCATAATACACATCACATCTGCCTGTGTAATGTTCATGATGCACCACTATTAGAATACATTCCAGCCACGTTATCACATTCTTATTTACAGATGTTTTGGTTTGTGGGTTTTTGCACTGATAACTGATGATATGCCACATTATTTAAACTGCAGTGCAATTCTTGTTCCAGCTCGCTCACTGCAAAATGAATTTAACATGTGTCTGTATAAGGAAGacgttttgtatttatttatgttttggtGTGTGGAAAATGCTTCCCGATGTTTATTctgttcagtgtttgtgttttttcagccTGTGAATTTCTGTTAAAGCTGTTATATTTATCTTGTTTAGAGTTAGTGTTGTTT encodes:
- the gfod2 gene encoding glucose-fructose oxidoreductase domain-containing protein 2, which codes for MLPGVGVFGTGSTARVLVPLLKAEGFEVHALWGRSEEEAGCLAKELGIPFHTSRSDDVLLHQDVDLVCIYIPPSMTRQIAVKALGIGKNVVCEKAATAVDSFKMVTAARYYPQLLSIMGNTLRFLPAFVAMRQLLVEGYVGEVQVCDVRVYGPSLLDQSYGWTCEELMGGGGLHTVGSTIIDLLSYLTGARANRVHGLLRTFVQQNGLIRGIRRVTSDDFCFFQMLMGGPGSSSSGVCCTVTLNFNMPGSFVHEVMVVGSTGRLVARGTDLYGQRNGGKGEELLLGDSGWAGPEVKDMPLPHLRGLSSMVKALRQSFQAHEERRSWARGPVAMAPTFEDGLYVQTVVEAVKRSSCSGEWECVEIMSQEPDPNHNLCEALQRNKN